The Drosophila nasuta strain 15112-1781.00 chromosome 2L, ASM2355853v1, whole genome shotgun sequence genome window below encodes:
- the LOC132783732 gene encoding AN1-type zinc finger protein 2A: protein MEFPHLGQHCNEATCNRLDFLPVKCDSCDKVFCASHYNYERHNCPGAHKKNFQVPICPLCGEPVPTAPGVEPDLTVGQHIDKQCQSDSKKIYTNRCHAKGCKRKELIPVQCSQCKLNFCLRHRHSSDHDCKPPTQSNVSTAASSSSTSQGVFKIFSDTRAMAAQAAEKRLQSRNQQSANNAKARQVSTTTAAVAQRSQVQNIQGNMTEDEALAHALALSIMEQDGTAQSSQSAAAAAANAQRATTVGGRDKDKCSLS from the exons ATGGAGTTTCCACATTTGGGCCAGCATTGCAACGAAGCAACATGCAACAGATTGG ATTTCCTACCAGTAAAGTGCGACTCTTGTGACAAGGTTTTTTGTGCCTCGCACTACAATTACGAGCGCCACAATTGCCCAGGTGCCCACAAGAAGAACTTTCAAGTACCCATCTGTCCGCTATGCGGAGAACCCGTTCCCACCGCTCCTGGAGTGGAGCCTGACCTAACGGTTGGTCAGCATATTGATAAGCAATGCCAGTCAGATAGCAAAAAGATCTATACGAATCGCTGTCATGCAAAGGGTTGCAAACGTAAAGAACTGATTCCTGTGCAGTGCTCACagtgcaaattgaatttctgtCTACGTCATCGCCACAGCAGCGATCACGACTGTAAGCCGCCTACACAAAGCAATGTCAGCACTGCtgctagcagcagcagcacatcaCAGGGTGTCTTCAAGATCTTTAGCGATACACGTGCGATGGCCGCGCAGGCTGCCGAGAAGCGTTTGCAAAGCAGAAATCAACAATCTGCAAATAATGCCAAAGCCAGACAAGTGTCCACAACAACGGCAGCTGTTGCGCAGCGCAGTCAAGTACAAAACATACAAGGCAATATG ACGGAAGATGAGGCTTTGGCCCACGCCTTGGCGTTGTCTATTATGGAGCAGGATGGTACAGCCCAGAGTAGCCAAAgtgctgcagcagccgcagcgaATGCGCAACGTGCCACAACTGTTGGTGGACGTGATAAGGATAAATGTTCGCTCTcctag